The Thermodesulfovibrionia bacterium genome contains a region encoding:
- a CDS encoding DUF488 family protein, whose translation MIYTIGYQKSNLKHIISIMDAKDIGLLVDVRSVPYSRVPVKYEFNKNRLIEELKERYLWVGDICGGKSGNPVPQKCINEIIRLHKGRGFNLLLMCMENHPCDCHRLYDISRRLVKAGEVPVHLFDGNEVEMHVLSERFCKERGDKRREKR comes from the coding sequence GTGATTTATACGATCGGGTATCAGAAATCAAATCTTAAACATATAATCAGCATTATGGATGCAAAGGACATCGGCCTCTTGGTCGATGTCCGCTCCGTCCCTTATTCCAGAGTCCCTGTGAAGTATGAGTTCAATAAGAACAGGCTGATCGAAGAGCTTAAAGAAAGATATTTGTGGGTCGGTGATATCTGCGGCGGGAAATCCGGGAACCCGGTACCGCAGAAATGTATCAACGAGATTATCCGCCTGCATAAGGGCAGGGGCTTCAATCTTTTGCTTATGTGCATGGAGAATCATCCGTGTGACTGTCACAGGCTATATGATATTTCCAGAAGGCTTGTGAAGGCAGGAGAAGTTCCTGTGCATCTGTTTGATGGCAATGAGGTAGAGATGCATGTGCTGTCAGAAAGATTCTGTAAAGAGAGGGGGGATAAGAGACGTGAAAAACGATAG
- a CDS encoding ParB/RepB/Spo0J family partition protein, with the protein MKNDRELPINKVFPNPNQPRKEFDQEKLEGLAMNIKEYGVLQAIVTTPRTDPLHGEGFMIIAGERRYRASLLAGLKTIPSKVIEADDALVEELALLENIQRQDLNIIEEAKAFEALLKRKGWNKEKLAKKMGFKQVWRVDERLSLLKLTGEHQDMVIKGEITPSQAFEMSRVSSEKQELILRKIRAGGLDSYNRLRSFVEGLIDMDNQAKMFELTSLSSEEKKSIDDFRGLISNIERAIGTLQVKHLKKLSLHSDISAERIDLIISSLMKIRKSVLAGEGFKKAMEEAA; encoded by the coding sequence GTGAAAAACGATAGAGAGCTTCCGATAAACAAAGTATTCCCTAACCCGAACCAGCCCAGGAAGGAGTTTGATCAGGAAAAGCTGGAAGGGCTTGCAATGAATATCAAAGAGTATGGTGTATTGCAGGCGATAGTGACGACTCCACGGACTGACCCCTTGCATGGTGAGGGGTTCATGATAATAGCAGGGGAGAGGCGTTACAGGGCTTCACTCTTGGCAGGGCTTAAGACTATCCCATCAAAGGTCATTGAGGCGGATGATGCGCTTGTTGAGGAGCTGGCGCTGCTTGAGAACATACAGCGTCAGGACCTTAATATCATCGAGGAGGCAAAGGCATTTGAGGCTCTCTTAAAACGTAAAGGCTGGAACAAAGAGAAGCTTGCCAAAAAGATGGGGTTCAAACAGGTATGGAGAGTAGACGAGAGACTGAGCCTGTTGAAGCTGACAGGCGAGCATCAAGATATGGTCATTAAAGGGGAGATAACACCTTCTCAGGCTTTTGAAATGAGCAGGGTCTCTTCAGAGAAGCAGGAACTTATCCTAAGGAAGATCCGTGCCGGCGGTCTTGATTCATACAACAGGCTCAGGTCCTTCGTAGAGGGGCTTATTGATATGGACAATCAAGCCAAAATGTTTGAGCTAACCTCTCTATCCTCTGAGGAGAAAAAGAGCATAGACGACTTCAGAGGGCTTATCAGCAACATTGAGAGGGCAATCGGCACACTACAGGTCAAGCACTTAAAGAAGCTCAGCCTTCATTCCGATATCAGCGCAGAGAGGATCGACCTCATTATCAGTTCGTTGATGAAGATCAGGAAGTCTGTACTGGCAGGAGAGGGGTTCAAGAAGGCAATGGAAGAAGCGGCGTAA
- the hxsB gene encoding His-Xaa-Ser system radical SAM maturase HxsB, with protein sequence MKGIYKFLPFRFTRINDSVLLANDVGDYYFLKEKTFKQFVKKQIDINSQDYFDLQSKFMAYHEYLPETIDLLATRYRTKKRFLYDFTSLHMFVVTHRCNNKCSYCHASSDDESLSKEYDMNLETAKKCVNLAFQSPSSNIKIEFQGGEPLLAFDAVKNIVEYANEINETIKKNVDFVICTNLTTITSSQMDYLKKNNILISTSLDGPPEIHDKCRRTRRDTNTHYMVIENLSWAMNILGRDKVTALTTVTPYNINKLHDVIDEYLRHGLISIFLRMINPYGSAIKNWDTIGYTHDEFVKYYKEALDYIIQLNIAGQYFPEEFATLLLTKIMTPFATGFVDLQSPTGVGIGGVIYEVNGDVFAADEARMLAKMTGDKTFCLGNAHTDSWHKIFCSPKLKSIVSNSCIEAIPGCAWCVYQPYCGNDPIRNHTQHGHFIGNSARTDFCHKHKAIFNIIFEYLQRNDSSIINVFWSWVTRRNTFEMNNNIISS encoded by the coding sequence ATGAAGGGAATATATAAATTTCTTCCATTTAGATTCACACGTATCAATGACAGTGTTTTACTTGCCAATGATGTTGGTGATTACTATTTTCTTAAAGAAAAAACCTTTAAACAGTTTGTCAAGAAACAAATTGATATTAACAGTCAAGATTATTTCGACCTCCAGTCGAAATTTATGGCTTACCACGAATATCTTCCAGAGACAATTGATCTTTTGGCAACAAGATATCGGACAAAAAAAAGGTTTTTATACGACTTTACTTCCCTTCATATGTTTGTTGTTACACACAGATGCAATAATAAGTGTTCATATTGCCATGCTTCTTCAGATGACGAATCTTTGTCTAAAGAATATGATATGAATCTTGAAACTGCCAAGAAATGTGTCAATTTAGCCTTTCAAAGTCCATCATCGAATATAAAAATAGAGTTCCAGGGTGGCGAACCTCTTCTTGCTTTTGATGCAGTAAAAAATATTGTCGAATACGCTAATGAAATAAATGAAACTATCAAAAAAAATGTGGATTTTGTCATTTGCACGAACCTAACCACAATTACTTCATCACAAATGGATTACCTCAAAAAGAATAATATACTGATATCTACCTCTTTAGATGGACCGCCTGAAATCCATGATAAGTGCCGTAGAACCAGAAGGGATACGAATACTCATTACATGGTAATTGAGAATCTTTCTTGGGCAATGAATATACTTGGACGAGATAAGGTTACAGCGTTAACAACAGTTACACCTTATAATATCAACAAACTCCATGATGTTATTGATGAATACCTTCGACATGGACTTATATCTATTTTCTTGAGAATGATTAATCCGTATGGCTCTGCTATCAAAAACTGGGATACAATTGGGTATACCCATGATGAATTTGTAAAATATTATAAAGAAGCTCTGGACTATATTATTCAATTAAACATAGCGGGCCAATATTTTCCTGAAGAATTTGCAACTTTATTACTTACTAAAATCATGACACCATTTGCTACAGGTTTTGTCGATCTCCAGTCTCCAACAGGTGTTGGTATCGGCGGTGTTATATATGAGGTAAATGGTGACGTATTTGCGGCTGATGAAGCCAGAATGCTTGCAAAGATGACTGGCGATAAAACATTTTGTTTAGGCAATGCGCATACAGATAGCTGGCATAAAATATTTTGTAGTCCGAAACTGAAAAGTATTGTTTCAAATTCGTGTATAGAAGCCATTCCAGGCTGTGCTTGGTGCGTCTATCAACCATACTGTGGAAATGACCCTATAAGAAACCATACCCAGCATGGTCATTTTATTGGTAACAGTGCGAGAACTGATTTTTGCCATAAGCACAAAGCAATTTTCAATATTATATTTGAATACCTTCAAAGAAATGATTCAAGCATTATAAATGTATTTTGGTCATGGGTTACTCGGCGAAACACATTTGAAATGAACAATAATATTATTTCTTCTTGA
- the hxsC gene encoding His-Xaa-Ser system radical SAM maturase HxsC, which translates to MRSFKTITNNNKMCICKITSKCVDANGTISYFASMSNGNTCIILEARAYTPENYTGFVYRIYDDNQALDVGDIVRFEETGHGTVIYENKSFSNAIFLTEKCNCRCIMCPQPPKSIDNFDHINLSRNTLSLLDSETEVIGITGGEPTMVWEDLMEVLTICRTKLPKTSIQLLTNARVLKDFGKTQELSIAGGKNLIVCIPVYADVYSIHDKIVSVKGAFWETINGIYNLERLNIKIELRTVISKLNYSRLTNWSEFIYRNLPFVSHIALMGLEPTGLALKNIDEVWIDPLEYMPMLEEATKLLYQRNMNVSIYNHQLCTLPKKLWGFSKKSISEWKNIYLIECIACNKKNECGGFFKSSEKIRGRNISPFI; encoded by the coding sequence ATGAGATCATTTAAAACAATTACAAATAATAATAAAATGTGTATTTGCAAAATAACGTCAAAGTGCGTTGATGCGAATGGGACAATTTCATACTTTGCGTCTATGTCAAATGGCAACACATGCATAATCCTTGAAGCAAGAGCGTACACGCCAGAGAACTATACAGGTTTTGTATATAGAATTTATGATGATAATCAAGCCTTAGATGTTGGAGATATAGTGCGCTTTGAAGAAACTGGACATGGCACTGTTATATACGAAAATAAGTCTTTCTCTAATGCGATTTTCCTTACTGAAAAATGTAACTGTAGATGTATAATGTGTCCACAGCCTCCAAAAAGCATCGATAATTTTGATCATATTAATTTATCACGCAACACCCTTTCTTTGTTGGATTCTGAAACAGAAGTAATAGGCATAACTGGCGGAGAGCCTACAATGGTATGGGAAGACTTAATGGAAGTTCTGACAATATGTCGAACTAAACTTCCCAAAACCTCTATTCAACTTTTGACCAATGCCAGAGTATTGAAAGACTTCGGCAAGACTCAAGAATTATCTATTGCTGGCGGCAAAAACCTGATTGTTTGTATTCCAGTTTATGCTGATGTTTATTCAATTCATGATAAAATAGTTAGTGTTAAAGGAGCTTTTTGGGAAACAATTAACGGTATTTATAACTTAGAAAGGCTTAATATTAAAATTGAGTTACGTACTGTAATTTCAAAATTGAATTATTCTCGTCTTACTAATTGGAGTGAATTTATTTATCGAAACCTTCCATTTGTAAGTCATATCGCCTTAATGGGCTTAGAGCCAACTGGTTTGGCGTTAAAAAACATAGACGAGGTTTGGATTGACCCACTGGAATATATGCCGATGCTTGAAGAAGCAACTAAATTGTTATATCAACGCAATATGAACGTGTCGATTTATAATCATCAGCTATGCACATTGCCAAAGAAACTTTGGGGATTTTCAAAAAAAAGCATATCCGAATGGAAGAATATTTATTTAATTGAGTGTATAGCTTGTAATAAGAAAAATGAGTGCGGAGGTTTTTTTAAATCTTCAGAGAAGATAAGAGGGCGTAATATTAGCCCATTTATATAA
- a CDS encoding peptidoglycan-binding protein translates to MSKKMFLKIWAGVLSSLSLSATESVADLQIYQREPANDKFEIIMESSKPDIFLKHAKETYSDSMLFAGHRSHRSHQSHYSSYSNPDKTTNTSTKSTEKTIYTPSTNPDTTTSPENSIYTPSTNQNTNTSKKLKELNSTDIKMIQFSLNLLGFSANKVDGIMSSGTKSAIEKFQTSENLTVSGKMDGQTCLFLARKLKENFPDNADAKAVHTHLMSLYMKLESSTLEITN, encoded by the coding sequence ATGTCAAAGAAAATGTTCTTAAAGATTTGGGCAGGTGTTTTATCTTCATTGTCATTATCAGCTACTGAGAGTGTTGCAGATCTACAAATATACCAAAGAGAACCGGCTAATGATAAATTTGAAATAATTATGGAATCAAGCAAACCAGATATCTTTCTCAAACATGCAAAAGAAACTTACTCTGATTCTATGCTATTTGCAGGGCACAGAAGTCACCGTAGCCATCAAAGTCATTATTCATCTTATTCAAATCCTGACAAAACAACTAACACCTCAACTAAATCTACTGAAAAAACAATATATACTCCCTCTACAAACCCAGACACTACAACATCTCCTGAAAATTCAATATATACACCCTCTACAAATCAAAACACTAATACATCAAAGAAATTAAAGGAACTAAATTCTACTGATATAAAGATGATTCAATTTTCACTGAACCTTCTTGGATTTAGTGCTAATAAAGTTGATGGGATAATGAGTAGTGGCACTAAATCTGCTATTGAGAAATTTCAAACCAGCGAGAATCTCACCGTATCTGGTAAGATGGACGGTCAGACATGTTTGTTTTTAGCTCGTAAGCTTAAAGAGAACTTCCCAGACAATGCTGATGCAAAGGCGGTACATACTCATCTTATGAGTCTCTATATGAAATTAGAAAGTAGCACATTGGAAATCACTAATTAG
- a CDS encoding DNA/RNA non-specific endonuclease, with protein sequence MKHINKIISVNLLLFILLYGTLLSFAVTPTSWSGKVIEVLDGDIIKVLHENHEETIILAEVDCPKVDQPFGSIAKNFTSYLSLGKIITVKPVGTDGNSHIVAHIILPDRHDLNEDLVEAGLAWVLPSTSTKNALLDKEAQARSDKLGIWSETNPIPPWEWNINIRQAENERLLSNIQETSPLSKDEINTSISQNLKYESDEKDSFVIYRGFVVNFNCLKKGPNFTIHRLTAEQISTDHGEKAKRRSSFFIDDHHLKSCSATNNDYKKSGYDRGHMVPAGDFYWNQLLKNETFVLTNISPQSPNLNRGIWVFLENTIRDRVTKTRHTFYIITGVIYSETKSDVMGLSKVEVPDSFYKIIFDSDNNEMYGFLINNDLDSYDRSLKSYQVSIDYIEKLANEDFFDNLPDMLENSIESSTIYLN encoded by the coding sequence ATGAAGCATATTAATAAAATAATAAGTGTAAATTTATTACTCTTTATTTTATTGTATGGAACGCTTCTGTCTTTTGCAGTAACTCCTACTTCATGGTCAGGAAAAGTAATAGAGGTTCTTGACGGAGACATTATCAAAGTGCTCCATGAGAACCATGAAGAAACTATTATTTTAGCTGAAGTTGACTGTCCAAAAGTTGACCAGCCATTCGGAAGCATCGCAAAAAACTTTACTTCATATTTGAGTCTTGGAAAAATAATTACAGTAAAGCCAGTCGGTACTGATGGCAATAGTCATATTGTTGCTCACATAATTCTTCCTGATAGACATGATCTGAATGAGGACTTAGTAGAGGCAGGCTTAGCTTGGGTATTACCATCAACTTCAACTAAAAATGCGTTATTAGATAAAGAAGCACAAGCTCGTTCTGATAAACTTGGGATTTGGTCTGAAACAAATCCTATTCCACCATGGGAGTGGAATATAAATATCCGCCAGGCTGAAAACGAAAGACTGCTATCTAACATCCAGGAAACGTCACCTTTATCAAAAGATGAAATTAATACTTCTATTAGTCAGAACCTAAAATATGAATCTGATGAAAAAGACAGTTTTGTAATCTATCGTGGTTTTGTTGTGAACTTTAATTGTCTTAAAAAAGGTCCAAATTTTACCATACATAGACTTACGGCAGAACAAATATCTACGGATCATGGCGAAAAAGCTAAAAGAAGAAGCAGTTTTTTTATAGACGACCATCATTTAAAATCATGTTCCGCAACAAACAATGATTACAAGAAAAGTGGGTACGATCGTGGGCATATGGTTCCGGCTGGTGATTTTTACTGGAATCAATTACTGAAAAATGAAACTTTCGTTTTAACGAACATTTCTCCGCAAAGTCCAAACCTTAATAGAGGTATTTGGGTATTCTTGGAGAATACAATTAGAGATAGAGTTACCAAAACAAGGCATACATTCTATATAATCACTGGCGTTATATATAGTGAGACTAAAAGCGATGTTATGGGACTTAGTAAGGTCGAGGTGCCCGATTCATTTTACAAAATTATTTTTGATTCTGATAATAATGAAATGTATGGTTTCTTAATAAATAATGACTTAGACTCCTATGATAGGTCTTTAAAAAGTTATCAGGTTAGCATCGACTATATTGAAAAATTAGCTAATGAAGATTTCTTTGATAACCTACCTGACATGCTTGAAAACTCCATAGAATCCTCAACAATCTATTTAAATTAA
- a CDS encoding MBOAT family O-acyltransferase, whose amino-acid sequence MKIIIPSFGIPSFYNIHNITLPIGISFYTFQAISYCLDIYNKKYIPEKQFSKFALYISFFPKLLAGPIERADNLLPQFNNLPTINLNAVLNGVKRILWGLFKKIVIADKLALIVDLVYGNPYGNNGFTFLLTTYIFAFQIYCDFSGYCDIAIGTAQLFGYRLSENFQKPYLATSIADFWKRWHITLMSWFKDYIYIPLGGNTVSTYRWYRNIMIVFLVSGLWHGASLNFVIWGAIHGLFYVSGVMTANVREYIAEKIGLNKYDKLHKLIKTIVTFNLVSLGWIFFRANNLTSATYIIKTIMSDMFSLADLIPNDTYNLWSIFKIQGISQLELITYLLLLIFFFLNETFDWIERYYYKADINHVTIKELCLLNIIICSLLFLGDIGGKSFIYFIF is encoded by the coding sequence GTGAAAATTATAATTCCCTCTTTTGGTATCCCATCTTTTTACAACATTCATAATATCACTTTACCCATTGGTATCTCATTCTATACTTTTCAAGCTATTTCATACTGCCTTGATATATATAATAAGAAGTATATTCCTGAAAAGCAGTTCAGTAAATTCGCCTTATATATTTCCTTTTTCCCAAAACTTCTTGCTGGGCCAATAGAACGAGCAGACAATTTGCTTCCTCAATTTAATAACTTGCCGACAATAAATTTAAATGCAGTTCTAAATGGTGTTAAACGGATTCTTTGGGGTCTTTTTAAAAAAATTGTTATAGCTGACAAATTAGCTTTAATAGTTGATTTGGTTTATGGCAATCCATATGGGAATAACGGATTTACTTTCCTGCTTACAACATATATATTTGCCTTCCAAATATATTGTGATTTTTCAGGATACTGTGACATTGCTATTGGCACAGCACAACTATTTGGATACAGGCTATCAGAAAATTTCCAAAAACCCTACCTTGCAACATCAATTGCAGATTTTTGGAAAAGATGGCACATAACGCTAATGTCTTGGTTTAAGGATTATATATATATTCCTCTAGGTGGCAATACTGTATCTACTTATAGATGGTATAGAAATATAATGATTGTTTTTTTAGTTAGTGGATTATGGCATGGTGCAAGTTTAAACTTTGTTATATGGGGAGCAATACATGGTCTATTTTATGTGTCTGGCGTCATGACTGCCAATGTTAGAGAATATATTGCTGAGAAAATTGGTTTAAATAAATATGATAAATTACATAAGTTAATTAAAACAATTGTAACCTTTAATTTGGTTTCTTTGGGCTGGATTTTCTTCCGAGCAAATAATCTTACAAGTGCAACCTATATAATCAAAACTATCATGTCTGATATGTTCTCACTTGCTGATCTTATTCCTAATGATACATATAACTTATGGTCAATATTTAAAATACAGGGTATTTCTCAACTTGAATTAATTACATATTTATTATTACTTATATTTTTCTTTTTAAATGAAACGTTCGACTGGATTGAAAGGTATTATTATAAGGCGGACATTAACCATGTAACAATAAAGGAATTATGTTTACTAAATATCATAATATGCTCGTTGCTATTTCTGGGTGATATCGGAGGAAAATCTTTTATTTATTTTATTTTTTAA